In one window of Gorilla gorilla gorilla isolate KB3781 chromosome 2, NHGRI_mGorGor1-v2.1_pri, whole genome shotgun sequence DNA:
- the SLC26A6 gene encoding solute carrier family 26 member 6 isoform X11, which produces MWPTDASWGLEYCTLILGPGKIRPRDTQALLSATQAMELRRRDYHMERPLLNQEHLEELGRWGSAPRTRQWQTWLQCSRARAYALLLQHLPVLVWLPRYPVRDWLLGDLLSGLSVAIMQLPQGLAYALLAGLPPVFGLYSSFYPVFIYFLFGTSRHISVGTFAVMSVMVGSVTESLAPQALNDSMINETARDAARVQVASTLSVLVGLFQVGLGLIHFGFVVTYLSEPLVRGYTTAAAVQVFVSQLKYVFGLHLSSHSGPLSLIYTVLEVCWKLPQSKVGTVVTAAVAGVVLVVVKLLNDKLQQQLPMPIPGELLTLIGATGISYGMGLKHRFEVDVVGNIPAGLVPPVAPNTQLFSKLVGSAFTIAVVGFAIAISLGKIFALRHAYRVDSNQELVALGLSNLIGGIFQCFPVSCSMSRSLVQESTGGNSQVAGAISSLFILLIIVKLGELFHDLPKAVLAAIIIVNLKGMLRQLSDMRSLWKANRADLLIWLVTFTATILLNLDLGLVVAVIFSLLLVVVRTQMPHYSVLGQVPDTDIYRDVAEYSEAKEVPGVKVFRSSATVYFANAEFYSDALKQRCGVDVDFLISQKKKLLKKQEQLKLKQLQKEEKLQKQAASSKGTSVSINVNTSLEDMRSNNVEDCKMMPWLMRMGQGLPSRVPVQPRPRSR; this is translated from the exons ATGTGGCCCACAGATGCCAGCTGGGGGCTGGAATACTGTACCTTGATCTTAGGGCCTGGAAAAATCAG ACCGAGGGACACACAGGCACTGCTGTCTGCAACACAAGCAATGGAGCTGCGGAGGCGAGACTACCACATGGAACGGCCGCTGCTGAACCAGGAGCATTTGGAGGAGCTGGGGCGCTGGGGCTCAGCACCTAGGACCCGCCAGTGGCAGACCTGGTTGCA GTGCTCCCGTGCTCGGGCCTATGCCCTTCTGCTCCAACACCTCCCGGTTTTGGTCTGGTTACCCCGGTATCCTGTGCGTGACTGGCTCCTGGGTGACCTGTTATCCGGCTTGAGTGTGGCCATCATGCAGCTTCCGCAGG GCTTGGCCTACGCCCTCCTGGCTGGATTGCCCCCCGTGTTTGGCCTCTATAGCTCCTTCTACCCTGTCTTCATCTACTTCCTGTTTGGCACTTCCCGGCACATCTCCGTGG GGACCTTTGCTGTCATGTCTGTGATGGTGGGCAGTGTGACAGAATCCCTGGCCCCGCAGGCCTTGAACGACTCCATGATCAATGAGACAGCCAGAGATGCTGCCCGGGTACAGGTGGCCTCCACACTCAGTGTCCTGGTTGGCCTCTTCCAG GTGGGGCTGGGCCTGATCCACTTCGGCTTCGTGGTCACCTACCTGTCAGAGCCTCTTGTCCGAGGCTATACCACAGCTGCAGCTGTGCAGGTCTTCGTCTCACAGCTCAAGTATGTGTTTGGCCTCCATCTGAGCAGCCACTCTGGGCCACTGTCCCTCATCTAT ACAGTGCTGGAGGTCTGCTGGAAGCTGCCCCAGAGCAAGGTTGGCACCGTGGTCACTGCAGCTGTGGCTGGGGTGGTGCTCGTGGTGGTGAAGCTGTTGAATGACAAGCTGCAGCAGCAGCTGCCCATGCCGATACCCGGGGAGCTGCTCACG CTCATCGGGGCCACAGGCATCTCCTATGGCATGGGTCTGAAGCACAGATTTGAGGTAGATGTCGTGGGCAACATCCCTGCAGG GCTGGTGCCCCCAGTGGCCCCCAACACCCAGCTGTTCTCAAAGCTCGTGGGCAGCGCCTTCACCATCGCTGTGGTTGGGTTCGCCATTGCCATCTCACTGGGGAAGATCTTCGCCCTGAGGCACGCCTACCGGGTGGACAGCAACCAG GAGCTGGTGGCCCTGGGCCTCAGTAACCTCATCGGAGGCATCTTCCAGTGCTTCCCCGTGAGTTGCTCTATGTCTCGGAGCCTGGTACAGGAGAGCACCGGGGGCAACTCGCAG GTTGCTGGAGCCATCTCTTCCCTTTTCATCCTCCTCATCATTGTCAAACTTGGGGAACTCTTCCATGACCTGCCCAAG GCGGTCCTGGCAGCCATCATCATTGTGAACCTGAAGGGCATGCTGCGGCAGCTCAGCGACATGCGCTCCCTCTGGAAGGCCAATCGGGCGGATCTG CTTATCTGGCTGGTGACCTTCACGGCCACCATCTTGCTGAACCTGGACCTTGGCTTGGTGGTTGCGGTCATCTTCTCCCTGCTGCTCGTGGTGGTCCGGACACAGAT GCCCCACTACTCTGTCCTGGGGCAGGTGCCAGACACGGATATTTACAGAGATGTGGCAGAGTACTCAGAG GCCAAGGAAGTCCCGGGGGTGAAGGTCTTCCGCTCCTCGGCCACCGTGTACTTTGCCAATGCTGAGTTCTACAGTGATGCGCTGAAGCAGAGG TGTGGTGTGGATGTCGACTTCCTCATCTCCCAGAAGAAGAAACTGCTCAAGAAGCAGGAGCAGCTGAAGCTGAAGCAACTGCAGAAAGAGGAGAAGCTTCAGAAACAG GCTGCCTCCTCCAAGGGCACCTCAGTTTCCATTAATGTCAACACCAGCCTTGAAGACATGAGGAGCAACAACGTTGAGGACTGCAAGATGATG CCCTGGCTGATGAGAATGGGACAGGGACTCCCTTCTCGTGTCCCTGTGCAGCCTCGGCCCAGGAG CAGGTGA